The nucleotide window CATGGCTTTGGATATACCCAGTCTGAAAAGCTGGTATACTAGGGTTTGTTGTGTCAAGTAGATTCCAGGGGgatgtttgtctgtctgtatgtgggATGGCTCAAGTTAAATCATCTTCATAAGAATGGCTCTAAAGATTCCAGTATCCAGTCCATCCTCTTTGCATCATATGGCAGGGTTGTAGTCTTATATGGGCACGATTTTCCACAGCAATTATTGGTCAAGACACTTGGTCAAGCCTTATCCACTGAGTTTGTCCCTTTCCTGAATGATCTAGTGAACCAGTGATTTCCCCTGGTCCATTTCCATTCAGGGTGCTCTGTTATGGGTTTGGAGAGGGTGTTCAGGGGCAGCCCTGCCTTAGGCCCTCTGATATGTGGGCCCCCAGTTGGGTGGTCCAGGGAACCACCACACTCTGCATGGTGACCAGCAGCCGTCCCGTCCCTGCCTCCTCTGGACCCGCCAGCATGTACTCCACCCCtggaagaagagggagagggttCAGCCTCAATCCTGTTAATTAGAACTTATATCAGAGTGAACAGAGTAGCTCCCAACCTTGTGGAAAAATAAGGACAATATTTAGAACATACTGAATATAGTAGCACACTACTCTGTTCTGTTTGGTGATGTATATGTTGGGCTACCTGGATTAAGGATGGGGCAGGTGCACCCCCGGATAGTCCAGGATATGGGGTAGAGACTGTGTGTGCCATGGGAGAGAGGCACCTGTCCTGACCGCAGGACCTTGCGAACTTTGACCTGTACTTCTGCGTGGCTCCCCTTGTCATGAGCAGACAACACACTGGCTTTGATCACTGCCACAGACACACATGGAGACATTCATCACTGAAAACAGTTACACCCAGCTAAATCAAAGAATTGTGGAATGTATGCCTAATGCAGCAAAAATCCTCACCGGAATTTAAACGCCATGTACTATATGCACTGCTTATATCACTTGACTAGACCAATGGTCAAGAGGCCATTACAGAGTGAGGCGAAAAATGAAAATACTGTAAGATGTCTAGTATGTGAGAGCCTTGGAAAATATTTTACCATAGGCATGTTTGGTCTTACAGAGATCCGAGACACTCCTCAACTTTCTTTCCTTACAGCTGCATTTCCCTGGAAGGAGCCATAGACAGACATTGTCAGCAGTACATGAATATGTTTACTCAAACCCATGACAGCAAGCTTTAAGTAGTGATGTGCATAACTCTAATGCTAGTGTGCATCATCATTCACCTGTGTAGTGCATGGCAGAGACTGCCAGTTCCTTTGACCACACTGCCTCACCCTCACTGGTCAAGGCATGGTCCATGTCAGGAATCTTGCCCCCCATTGGGACATTGAAAACCTGGTTATTTGCATAGCTGCTGATGTGACAACGAGAATACGGAGGTCAGATGAAACTGGTAATAGGAAAGAAAGCCACATAAGAAATGTTGGATTTAGTAGAGAAAAAAATGTCTTACCTGTCAAGGCAAAGCCCAGTGTGGGGGTCACAGTTTTGGGGACAAGCACAGGGTTTGCACCCCTCTTCCCCAAAGCCCCAGTACCCAGGGAGACAGTGGCTACAGCCTGTTCCCCCCACACCAGGTCTGCAGTGGCACTGTCCACTCCTCGGGTGGCACCATGGGCCCTCCTCCCCAGAGCTGGCTGGTAATGAGCCCAGTGGGTCACACCAACAACCtgtgaaagagagaaaaagacttaagaccacacacacacacacatatttctcCCTCGTCTCGCTCTACTGTGACAAATCCATACCATTAGAGGGAGACAGATGTTTTAATATACACCCATGCCTGCAATTTCAAGTACTGTTATACATGATGTATAACTGGAATTCACCGACATGTGGGACAACAATTAATGTACAACAGATGAAATGTAGCATTCACACGTTATTCTATATTTCTTTCACTTGTCCATAGGTTGTACCGACTTACGTGTGCAGATGTGGGAGGAGCCAAGGGGCATGGCCGGGTGGCGGTGGTAACCGTGGCGACAGCGCTGGCACCTGCGCCCTGCTGTGTTGTGTCGGCATTCGTCACAGACGCCCCCACTGGTGGCGCCTGAGGACAGCCACACCCTCTGGGAGAAGTGACAGCTCGTCGCGTGGCCGTAACACTCACACTCTGGAGCACAGGGAGACAACgatgggatgggagagaggacggaggggtTAGTCAACTGGAAGGATAGATTATGAGATGACACCCAACGGTAGGTTTGCCAACACTCCCGGTTTGGCTTGGAGTCTTGACCTCCCTGCAAGCAAAACTTTTCCAGGAGATTTTATTCATGTTTGAATGAAACGTAATAACTGACATATAAACAGTGTTGAAGTATTTCTATGATCTCTCAACATGAGCTTGATTTGAGTTGGCAACCCAACACTGCCTGGCCATTGACCCATCTTAGTAGGGCACTCACTGTGGCACGGGTGTGGCTCCCCACTGCTGCCGTTGGCTGCCCTCCAGGGACGGTCGTTGTATAGAGGGGCACACCTCTCACAGTGTTCTCCTGCTGTGTGGTGAGTGCACACACACCTGCCAGGCACCTGCAACAAAACAGGGCTATTTAACACAAAGGACAAGCTTAGATAATGAAGcatttttaacacacacacacacaggctgagcAGGCCACACTCACCATGTCCTTCAGTTTGTCCTGTTCACCACTGTGTAAACAGTGTTCTGAATGGCCATGACAGAGACAGGTCCCTCGAGCCAGGAGAGTGTAAATGGCAAAGGGAGCTGAGGCAGGGGGCTCTGAGCTGGGCTGGGGGGAAGGGAGGATGGGGAGATTCAGGTCCGTAGGAGGGTAGGAGAGTCCAATGGAGGAAGAAGAGGTGGAAGGTGCGACAGATAATGGGCAGGTCTGGGCCTTGAGAAGTCTGAGGCGGAGGTTGGTGAGGGTCAGCTGGGAAAGGCCCTCTGGACTGTAGGGGTCAACTAATCCACCAGGGCTCAGAATCCGGAATATTACCTTTTGAGAAAGATAAGGGTCTACTGTATACTGTTTGTCTACTGTGCTTCTAAAATTGTGTCTTACACCACAAAAGAAATGAGACATTCTGTCGCCTTACCTCTCCCCTGCTGCACGGCTTGGCACTGGAGTACCGGGACGTACACAGCGAGCCAGGCTGACCGGTGTCATCAGGAAGACCAAACGCAAGACTGCAGTTCTGTGCAAACAGCTTGAGCGTCTCCCACGTCCGACCAAAGTCCTGCGAGCGCTCCATGGCCATGGCAGCGGGCCTGGGTGAGTGGAACAGCAGCACCACGTGGGTCAGACAGAAACGAGTCTCCAGGTCCAGACGGACCTCCTCCTCCTGGTCAGTGCCCATGCCCGAGGCCCACCAGGTGGCTGGGTGCTGGAAGGGATCATCCACCATGTTGGCAGGCGGGTGAAGGTCAACTGGACAGGGGTGGAGGGGAGTGGGGCATGGGGAGTGTTGGGACCCATTCCCACAGCAGCCTGAGAGGGATGTGAGGGTCCTGCCACTGGCCAGGTTGCCCACGGGAGGACTGCAGGCATGGTCTACACACCTGGAGGCTGAAGATGGGGTGGATGGAGAGAAATTTAAAATAAGAGATCTGTGTCAATGCACTCAGAGTGTCCAGCAGGAAAGGAGGCAATGTACAAGAGGTGCATCTCAGGTTGCGTCATCCACGGTAACCCAATAATATCAGAGTAAATCAGGTGACAGCAGATTGATGAGTGCGGCATTTTCTGAACAACACCCACAACAACACATAACCCCTCACATAATTTTGCCCCAAAACAATGAAAACTTCTCtcacccagtggcatatgggctatTAAGGTGAGCGCAGATGCCGCCCCATGATAATCGGCCCACTTTGCCAAACTCTGGTGCGCACAATATATAGCTCGTCTTTGCTCAGCGTGCCTCTCCATGGTGCTGCTGGAGAGACGCAGCACTGTGGCGCTCCACCAATGCTTTGTCAACGTCATCGAACATAAATCATATAGCCTATACAATAGAAAGAGTATATAGTCTCTTTGGGCTTTTCTGTAGACTACAGGGCGACCAGATTTATGACAATGTCATGAAACAGACACTTTTTACATAATGCGTGTTTTCGATCAAATAGCCTAAATGGCGCACCATTAAATAAAAATACGCTTCGATGTGAATATGAATTAACATGTTAACAGACACACCATATTCTAAAAACAtgacaggtcaaagtaaaatggacaatagCCAATTGAATGTAATTATGCTACTCAAGACTATCATAGAGTTTGCGCAGTGGGTTAAATTGTCATGAGAATTAGCAATTTCAA belongs to Salvelinus namaycush isolate Seneca chromosome 20, SaNama_1.0, whole genome shotgun sequence and includes:
- the LOC120065609 gene encoding netrin-4-like, with product MQSGTASRCVDHACSPPVGNLASGRTLTSLSGCCGNGSQHSPCPTPLHPCPVDLHPPANMVDDPFQHPATWWASGMGTDQEEEVRLDLETRFCLTHVVLLFHSPRPAAMAMERSQDFGRTWETLKLFAQNCSLAFGLPDDTGQPGSLCTSRYSSAKPCSRGEVIFRILSPGGLVDPYSPEGLSQLTLTNLRLRLLKAQTCPLSVAPSTSSSSIGLSYPPTDLNLPILPSPQPSSEPPASAPFAIYTLLARGTCLCHGHSEHCLHSGEQDKLKDMVSVPGRCVCTHHTAGEHCERCAPLYNDRPWRAANGSSGEPHPCHKCECYGHATSCHFSQRVWLSSGATSGGVCDECRHNTAGRRCQRCRHGYHRHPAMPLGSSHICTRCWCDPLGSLPASSGEEGPWCHPRSGQCHCRPGVGGTGCSHCLPGYWGFGEEGCKPCACPQNCDPHTGLCLDSYANNQVFNVPMGGKIPDMDHALTSEGEAVWSKELAVSAMHYTGKCSCKERKLRSVSDLCKTKHAYVIKASVLSAHDKGSHAEVQVKVRKVLRSGQVPLSHGTHSLYPISWTIRGCTCPILNPGVEYMLAGPEEAGTGRLLVTMQSVVVPWTTQLGAHISEGLRQGCP